One Tolypothrix bouteillei VB521301 DNA window includes the following coding sequences:
- a CDS encoding FAD-dependent oxidoreductase, with the protein MSARDSELASTLGLHLDLEADVLVIGGGPAGTWAAWSAATQGAKVILADKGYCGTSGATAAAGTTVWYVSNPANREAELSKRETLGGFLSDRDWMNRVLDRARINLNRLVEWGYPFSRDDSGHPYLPSLHQGVEYMRLMRKQVKKAGVKILDHSPALELLVDADGAVAGAKGMNRQTGEHWTIRAAAVILATGGCAFLSKTLGCNVLTGDGYLMAAEVGAQLSGMEFSNAYALTPAFASVTKGAYYRYATFTYEDGTAIEGKDRRDIARILLTQPVYACIDKASEEEKSWMRTIQHNFFLPFERVGIDPFTQRFPVTLRLEGTVRGTGGLRIVDETCATSVPGLYAVGDAATRELICGGASGGGSPNAAWATASGDWAGEAAALYARQLGSQVNRRSLHRIDGATLRPSSRTFEPTDIIRAVQAEVMPYDRNLFRTEHGLSESLQRLDELWSEIRNASVQSEQQTIQAREAAAMVATARWMYATALERRESRGMHKHEDYFHTDAKQQHRLLSGGLDRVWVKPEQDIAYQMWQESIVCQS; encoded by the coding sequence GTGAGTGCTCGTGATTCAGAGCTAGCATCTACCCTTGGTTTGCACCTAGATTTGGAGGCAGATGTCCTCGTCATTGGAGGTGGACCGGCAGGCACTTGGGCAGCATGGAGTGCTGCCACTCAAGGAGCGAAAGTTATTCTTGCAGATAAAGGCTACTGCGGTACTAGTGGAGCCACAGCAGCGGCTGGCACAACGGTTTGGTATGTTTCCAATCCTGCAAACCGCGAGGCAGAGTTGTCTAAACGAGAAACTCTAGGCGGTTTTCTGAGCGATCGCGACTGGATGAACAGAGTTTTAGATCGGGCTAGGATAAACCTAAATCGGCTGGTAGAGTGGGGCTATCCCTTTTCTCGAGATGATAGCGGACATCCTTATCTTCCTTCACTGCATCAAGGTGTAGAGTATATGCGGTTGATGCGAAAACAAGTGAAAAAGGCAGGTGTAAAAATCCTCGACCACAGCCCCGCACTGGAACTATTGGTAGATGCAGACGGTGCTGTAGCAGGGGCAAAAGGGATGAATCGGCAGACAGGGGAGCATTGGACAATCCGAGCCGCAGCTGTCATTCTTGCGACTGGGGGATGCGCCTTCCTCAGCAAAACCCTAGGATGCAATGTCCTCACGGGGGATGGATATCTTATGGCAGCTGAAGTTGGTGCTCAATTATCAGGTATGGAGTTTTCCAACGCTTATGCTTTAACTCCCGCCTTTGCTTCCGTGACTAAAGGTGCATATTATCGCTATGCTACTTTTACCTATGAAGATGGAACTGCGATCGAGGGCAAAGATCGCCGAGATATTGCCCGTATATTGCTAACTCAACCCGTTTATGCTTGTATCGATAAAGCTTCTGAAGAAGAAAAAAGTTGGATGCGAACAATTCAACATAATTTCTTCTTACCCTTTGAGCGAGTTGGGATCGATCCCTTTACGCAACGATTTCCTGTTACGTTACGTTTAGAGGGAACTGTTCGGGGTACGGGTGGATTGCGAATTGTTGATGAAACGTGTGCCACATCTGTTCCCGGTCTTTATGCTGTTGGAGATGCAGCAACACGAGAACTCATTTGCGGTGGTGCATCAGGAGGTGGTAGTCCCAATGCAGCGTGGGCAACTGCGTCTGGTGATTGGGCGGGTGAAGCAGCTGCTCTTTATGCGCGTCAATTAGGGAGTCAAGTTAACAGGCGATCGCTACATAGAATTGATGGAGCAACACTCCGTCCTAGCAGCCGTACTTTTGAGCCCACAGATATAATTCGTGCAGTACAAGCGGAGGTGATGCCATACGATCGCAACTTATTCCGTACAGAACACGGGTTATCAGAGTCACTTCAGCGATTGGACGAGTTGTGGAGTGAAATTCGCAATGCATCCGTTCAGTCAGAACAGCAAACAATTCAAGCGAGAGAAGCGGCTGCAATGGTTGCAACGGCGAGGTGGATGTATGCCACTGCTTTAGAACGAAGAGAATCTCGCGGTATGCACAAACATGAAGATTATTTCCACACTGATGCAAAACAACAACACCGTTTGTTGAGTGGTGGACTCGATCGCGTTTGGGTCAAACCAGAACAAGATATTGCATATCAAATGTGGCAAGAAAGTATTGTTTGTCAGAGTTGA
- a CDS encoding HEAT repeat domain-containing protein, whose product MTVDSESELNQWLELLRSPDESDRLVAVKSLQHLGDEAATDALIAALKDKSVTVQKIAVTALWELGDPIAVPALLECLNSPEEDIRSEALSALGELISGEHLQLLLNALQQQDINLQQNVLILLRKIHDARSFPAVLSFFESEHPQLRETAVTTLRYLNQVKQCPQALLLLNDSNDNVRREAALTLGHLADDGVVDLLSQTLICDRDWQVRRNAAKSLAIHAHPQATPSVEKALKDEHWQVRKFAIQVLHAIPDTKLLPALIAALSDRYSDVRKEAAIALGHLGDSKALYALKQALDDPDREVSIQAERAIQKINSQLVEQ is encoded by the coding sequence ATGACGGTGGATTCAGAATCTGAATTAAATCAATGGTTGGAATTGCTGCGATCGCCCGACGAAAGCGATCGCTTAGTTGCAGTGAAAAGCCTGCAACATTTGGGGGACGAAGCCGCAACTGATGCTCTTATTGCCGCATTAAAAGATAAAAGCGTCACCGTACAAAAAATTGCCGTGACAGCTTTATGGGAGCTAGGCGATCCCATCGCCGTCCCCGCTTTACTGGAATGTCTGAATTCACCGGAAGAAGACATTCGTAGCGAAGCCCTCTCAGCATTGGGTGAGCTAATATCTGGCGAACATTTGCAATTGTTGCTCAATGCTTTGCAGCAACAGGATATTAACTTACAACAGAACGTGCTGATTCTCTTACGCAAGATTCATGATGCTCGCTCATTTCCTGCGGTGCTGAGTTTCTTTGAATCAGAGCATCCCCAACTGAGAGAAACCGCTGTCACAACTCTCCGCTATCTCAATCAAGTCAAGCAATGTCCGCAAGCTTTACTTCTGTTAAATGACTCAAACGATAATGTACGCCGTGAAGCGGCTCTAACTTTAGGGCATTTAGCGGATGATGGTGTTGTGGACTTACTCAGTCAAACGCTCATTTGCGATCGAGATTGGCAAGTGCGTCGCAATGCTGCTAAGTCTCTTGCAATTCACGCCCATCCTCAAGCAACTCCATCTGTGGAAAAAGCTTTGAAGGATGAACACTGGCAAGTACGGAAATTTGCCATACAAGTGTTGCATGCAATACCAGACACCAAATTATTACCTGCTCTGATTGCTGCATTGAGCGATCGCTACTCAGATGTCAGAAAAGAAGCAGCGATCGCCCTCGGTCATCTAGGTGATTCTAAAGCCCTCTACGCCCTCAAGCAAGCGCTTGATGACCCCGATCGTGAAGTGAGTATACAAGCTGAACGAGCCATTCAAAAGATTAATTCACAGTTAGTGGAACAGTAA
- a CDS encoding 4Fe-4S dicluster domain-containing protein → MALTNQRVDVPVIVDESKCLEKCTACIEVCPLDVLVKNPETGKAYMKYDECWFCLPCQKECPTNAITVQIPFLLR, encoded by the coding sequence ATGGCTTTAACCAATCAAAGAGTCGATGTTCCAGTGATTGTTGATGAGTCCAAATGTTTGGAGAAATGTACGGCTTGTATTGAGGTTTGTCCTCTAGATGTTTTGGTAAAAAACCCAGAAACAGGCAAAGCGTATATGAAATATGATGAGTGTTGGTTCTGTTTACCTTGCCAGAAGGAATGTCCTACAAACGCAATTACAGTTCAAATTCCTTTTTTATTGCGGTGA
- a CDS encoding cyclic-phosphate processing receiver domain-containing protein produces the protein MALNDNLLQSKVPLKVLPIEDTEERQRILTALYRSQAWVLVNTGKRAITLLKAYDFDIIFIDYNLRGELNGADVAQFIKSSRNQNARIIIHF, from the coding sequence TTGGCTTTAAACGATAACTTACTTCAATCAAAAGTACCCCTCAAAGTTTTGCCGATTGAAGACACAGAGGAGCGCCAACGAATATTGACTGCACTCTATCGCTCACAGGCATGGGTGTTAGTTAACACTGGAAAACGTGCCATTACCCTTCTGAAAGCTTATGATTTTGACATTATATTTATAGATTACAATCTTCGCGGAGAACTAAATGGTGCAGATGTTGCACAATTTATTAAATCTTCTCGTAACCAAAATGCTCGCATTATCATTCATTTTTAG
- a CDS encoding class I SAM-dependent methyltransferase: MPIYDSIGQQYSTTRIPDSRIVNTLVNLLNLPKGNTIADLGAGTGSYSLALAARGFSVCAIEPSLVMQTQALEHPDIKWITGCAEAIPLPDRSVDGLISVLAIHHFSDLEKAICEMHRVVKSGAIVLLTFDIRLAEKIWLYDYFPWLWEDALRFLPLQELTNLIQASTNRNVETIPFLLPHDLSDLFAAAAWRRPELYLQPEVRAGISSFALANSHLIAPAVQSLAADLSNGQWDAKYGKIRQVAEIDVGYRFLRATIEE, translated from the coding sequence ATGCCTATTTACGATTCAATCGGTCAACAATATTCTACAACCCGCATACCCGATTCTCGGATTGTCAATACTTTAGTTAACTTACTGAATTTACCAAAAGGGAACACTATTGCCGATCTGGGTGCTGGGACTGGTAGTTACAGTCTAGCACTTGCCGCTCGTGGATTTTCTGTCTGTGCCATAGAACCTTCTTTAGTGATGCAAACCCAAGCACTCGAACATCCAGACATCAAATGGATAACTGGCTGTGCAGAAGCTATTCCTCTACCGGATCGCTCTGTTGATGGATTGATAAGTGTTCTGGCAATCCACCACTTTTCTGACTTAGAAAAAGCGATTTGCGAAATGCATCGGGTTGTCAAATCTGGGGCAATAGTTTTGCTAACCTTTGATATCAGACTGGCTGAAAAGATATGGTTGTATGATTACTTTCCTTGGCTTTGGGAAGATGCGCTACGATTTCTACCACTCCAAGAACTTACCAACTTAATTCAGGCAAGTACCAACAGAAACGTTGAAACCATACCTTTTTTGTTACCTCACGATTTGTCTGATTTATTTGCAGCAGCAGCTTGGAGACGTCCGGAATTGTATTTACAGCCTGAAGTCCGTGCGGGAATCTCTTCTTTTGCTTTAGCCAATTCTCACTTAATCGCTCCCGCAGTTCAGTCTCTTGCAGCAGATTTAAGCAACGGTCAGTGGGATGCAAAGTATGGAAAAATTCGACAGGTGGCAGAAATTGATGTTGGTTATCGTTTTTTACGAGCAACAATAGAAGAGTAA
- the cutA gene encoding divalent-cation tolerance protein CutA, with product MKLYYVTLNNLDEARQIGRALLEQKLAVCVNWFPITCAYIWKGEITEEPEVVLIVKTQSGYRGEIERVIHQYINYTNFIAEISPTETNQKFLEWLNAEVPLRPLQRTFVE from the coding sequence ATGAAACTCTACTACGTCACCTTAAATAATTTAGATGAAGCGCGTCAAATCGGGCGTGCTTTGTTAGAACAAAAACTAGCTGTTTGTGTCAACTGGTTTCCCATAACCTGCGCTTACATATGGAAAGGAGAAATCACAGAAGAGCCAGAAGTGGTGTTGATTGTGAAAACGCAATCGGGATACCGTGGTGAAATTGAAAGAGTTATTCACCAATACATTAATTACACTAACTTTATTGCAGAAATCTCACCTACAGAAACTAACCAAAAGTTCTTGGAATGGTTAAATGCTGAAGTTCCCTTACGCCCTTTACAAAGAACATTTGTAGAATAA
- a CDS encoding VOC family protein, which produces MFRPIFHLALPVRNLAESKEFYVSAFGAKVGRVRDNWSDIFLFEGQVTLHERPSEVLPMGEQGVRHWGAILAWDDWEALAHHLNQMRIQFKVKPNVSFVGTDAEQAKMVLSDPSGNAIEVKAYKNLAVALSMEDFQECST; this is translated from the coding sequence ATGTTTCGCCCCATTTTTCATCTTGCTTTACCTGTCAGAAACCTAGCAGAGTCCAAGGAATTTTATGTGAGCGCCTTCGGTGCTAAGGTTGGTCGTGTCCGGGACAACTGGAGCGACATCTTTCTCTTTGAAGGGCAAGTGACTTTGCACGAACGACCTTCAGAGGTGTTACCGATGGGAGAACAGGGTGTGCGTCACTGGGGGGCGATTTTAGCTTGGGATGATTGGGAGGCTCTTGCACATCACCTGAATCAAATGAGGATTCAGTTTAAGGTAAAGCCAAATGTTTCCTTTGTAGGTACTGACGCAGAGCAAGCAAAGATGGTATTGAGCGATCCGAGCGGAAATGCGATCGAAGTCAAGGCATACAAAAATTTAGCAGTTGCTTTATCAATGGAAGACTTCCAAGAGTGTTCCACTTAA
- a CDS encoding MFS transporter translates to MPLPSYFVRRSLHYGWIVAGLTFLSLLIAAGIRATPSVFMVPLEQEFGWSRATISFAISMNLILYGLIGPFAATVYGQLGIRRTMVFALAFLGVGVSLTTLMSQPWQLVLLWGVIVGCGTGVIALVLGAIVANRWFVERRGLVVGILTASTATGQLVFLPLLASIVERFGWRNAALTIAGVTFLIIPSIALFMRDRPSQIGLQPFGDTNETPLEVQESQQSQGNPITTTLNALTMGMRERDFWLLAGSFFVCGASTNGLIGTHLIPACIDYGIPEVKAAGLLAVMGMFDFVGTTASGWLSDRWNNRYLLCWYYGLRGLSLIFLPFSFASFHGLSIFAIFYGLDWIATVPPTIRLTTQVFGKEKAGVMFGWIVAAHQIGAATATLTAGTMRTVLGTYMQAFILSGLLCILAALFVLRIGQNPITGKRQTAST, encoded by the coding sequence ATGCCTTTACCCTCCTATTTTGTTCGTCGATCGCTCCACTATGGTTGGATCGTTGCAGGATTGACTTTTCTTTCTCTGCTAATCGCTGCTGGAATTCGGGCAACTCCTAGCGTTTTCATGGTTCCTTTAGAGCAGGAATTTGGTTGGTCAAGAGCAACAATTTCGTTTGCAATTTCGATGAACTTAATCCTTTATGGATTAATCGGACCATTTGCGGCGACGGTGTACGGGCAATTGGGGATTCGGCGCACGATGGTATTTGCTTTGGCATTTTTAGGAGTTGGTGTTAGCTTAACTACGTTAATGTCACAACCATGGCAATTGGTCTTGCTGTGGGGCGTTATTGTGGGTTGCGGGACAGGGGTAATTGCTTTGGTTTTGGGCGCGATCGTAGCGAATCGATGGTTTGTGGAGCGACGAGGCTTGGTCGTTGGTATTCTCACTGCAAGTACAGCTACCGGACAATTGGTTTTCTTACCATTACTCGCTTCCATTGTAGAGCGCTTTGGTTGGCGCAATGCAGCGTTGACGATCGCCGGCGTAACATTTCTGATTATTCCTTCGATTGCTTTGTTCATGCGAGATCGACCATCTCAAATTGGATTGCAACCTTTTGGTGACACCAACGAAACGCCCCTTGAAGTGCAAGAGTCGCAACAGTCTCAGGGTAATCCTATTACCACGACATTAAATGCCCTAACAATGGGAATGAGAGAGCGTGACTTTTGGTTGTTAGCAGGCAGTTTTTTCGTCTGTGGCGCTAGCACCAACGGGTTAATCGGCACACATCTGATTCCAGCCTGCATCGATTACGGCATTCCTGAAGTCAAAGCAGCTGGATTGCTTGCTGTCATGGGGATGTTTGATTTTGTAGGGACAACAGCATCCGGTTGGCTGAGCGATCGCTGGAACAATCGCTACTTACTGTGCTGGTACTACGGGCTGCGGGGATTGTCTTTGATTTTCTTACCCTTTAGTTTTGCTTCGTTTCACGGGCTCTCGATTTTTGCAATTTTCTATGGTTTAGATTGGATTGCCACAGTCCCGCCAACGATACGGTTAACAACCCAGGTGTTTGGCAAAGAAAAAGCGGGGGTAATGTTTGGTTGGATTGTAGCAGCACATCAAATTGGAGCAGCAACAGCAACTCTGACAGCAGGGACAATGCGGACTGTCTTGGGAACCTACATGCAAGCATTTATCTTGTCGGGTCTGCTGTGCATTTTGGCAGCATTGTTTGTACTGCGTATTGGTCAAAATCCCATTACAGGAAAGCGACAAACAGCTTCAACTTAA
- a CDS encoding fumarate reductase/succinate dehydrogenase flavoprotein subunit — MNVNTQWIKTDVLVIGGGTAGTMAAIKAKQASSNADVLILEKANIRRSGAIAMGMDGVNTAVIPGHSTPEQYVREITIANDGILHQKAVYQTAKLGYETIQELESWGVKFQKDPQGNYDVKQVHRVGKYVLPMPEGKDLKTILTRQVKRHKVKVTNRVMATRVLVKEGKAIGAVGFDVRGGDFVIIQAKAVILCTGACGRLGLPASGYLYGTYENPTNAGDGYSMAYHAGAELSNIECFQINPLIKDYNGPACAYVAGPFGAYTTNAEGYRFINCDYWSGQMMLEIWKELNSGKGPIQLQMSHLDEDTISEIESILWSNERPSRERFHQGRGEDYRTHGVEMNISEIGLCSGHSASGVWVNEKAETTVAGLYAAGDMASVPHNYMIGAFVYGRLAGTHAIEYIQNLNHQEPDSDFLEAEKARIYTPLNQPNGIPHTQVEYKLRRLVNDYLQPPKSGHKMEIGLKHFIRYHETLAQMGARDPHELMRCMEVHFIRDCAEMAARASLYRRESRWGLYHYRLDFPDKNNEEWFCHVNLKKDEAGEMMLFKRSVEPYVVKVDIVQEVYDVTVHSH, encoded by the coding sequence ATGAACGTCAACACGCAGTGGATAAAAACAGATGTGCTGGTCATTGGAGGCGGTACAGCAGGGACAATGGCTGCTATTAAAGCAAAACAAGCTTCTTCAAATGCAGATGTTTTGATTCTGGAAAAGGCGAATATTCGTCGCAGTGGAGCGATCGCAATGGGAATGGATGGTGTGAATACCGCAGTTATCCCCGGACACTCCACCCCAGAACAATATGTTCGTGAAATCACTATTGCCAACGATGGTATTCTCCATCAAAAAGCCGTTTACCAAACAGCAAAACTGGGTTACGAAACAATTCAAGAACTGGAAAGTTGGGGCGTGAAGTTCCAAAAAGATCCTCAAGGGAATTATGATGTCAAGCAAGTTCATCGGGTAGGTAAATACGTACTACCCATGCCAGAAGGCAAAGACCTCAAAACCATTCTTACCCGACAAGTCAAACGCCATAAGGTAAAGGTCACGAACCGCGTCATGGCAACTCGGGTGTTAGTGAAAGAAGGAAAGGCAATTGGTGCTGTCGGGTTTGATGTGCGTGGTGGAGATTTTGTCATTATTCAGGCAAAAGCCGTAATTCTCTGCACTGGTGCTTGCGGGCGGTTGGGGCTTCCTGCATCTGGTTATCTCTACGGGACTTATGAAAACCCCACCAATGCAGGCGATGGTTATTCAATGGCTTATCATGCAGGAGCAGAACTCAGCAATATTGAATGCTTTCAAATCAACCCCCTGATTAAGGACTATAACGGTCCCGCTTGTGCTTACGTTGCAGGTCCGTTTGGTGCGTATACGACTAACGCTGAAGGATACCGCTTCATTAACTGCGATTACTGGAGCGGACAAATGATGTTGGAAATTTGGAAAGAATTAAATTCAGGTAAAGGTCCAATCCAACTACAGATGAGCCATCTAGATGAAGATACAATTTCTGAAATCGAGTCAATTTTGTGGTCAAACGAACGACCCAGCCGCGAACGCTTTCATCAAGGTAGAGGCGAAGACTACCGTACCCACGGTGTGGAGATGAATATCTCAGAAATTGGTCTGTGTAGCGGACATAGCGCTTCTGGCGTTTGGGTTAATGAGAAGGCAGAAACAACAGTCGCAGGGCTGTACGCAGCTGGAGATATGGCAAGCGTTCCCCATAACTATATGATAGGGGCATTTGTTTACGGTCGATTAGCTGGTACTCATGCGATCGAGTACATTCAAAACTTGAACCATCAAGAACCCGATTCCGATTTTTTAGAAGCAGAAAAGGCTCGTATTTATACACCCTTGAACCAACCTAATGGAATCCCCCATACCCAAGTAGAATATAAGCTGCGGCGATTGGTCAATGATTACTTGCAACCACCAAAGTCCGGTCACAAAATGGAAATTGGGTTAAAGCATTTTATTCGCTATCACGAGACGCTAGCGCAGATGGGGGCGCGTGACCCTCATGAATTGATGCGTTGTATGGAAGTGCATTTCATTCGCGATTGTGCAGAAATGGCTGCACGAGCATCGTTATATCGTCGGGAAAGTCGTTGGGGTCTATATCACTATCGTTTGGACTTTCCAGACAAGAATAACGAAGAGTGGTTTTGCCATGTCAATTTAAAGAAAGATGAAGCGGGGGAAATGATGCTGTTTAAGCGTTCTGTTGAACCGTATGTTGTGAAGGTTGATATTGTACAAGAAGTGTATGACGTGACAGTTCACAGTCATTAG
- the tnpA gene encoding IS200/IS605 family transposase, with the protein MQVRKGSHSVFSVRLHFVFVTHYRRKALNAEMLDRLKQMIEQVSNKMDCQLIEFNGESDHIHILLDFHPKNSIAAVVGSLKSATARMLKKEFPQEVKKHYWGKVSFWSNSYYVSSCGGAPIEVLKKYIQNQEAPKT; encoded by the coding sequence ATGCAGGTAAGAAAAGGTTCTCACAGTGTTTTTAGCGTGAGGTTGCACTTTGTTTTTGTGACTCACTATCGACGTAAAGCTTTAAACGCAGAAATGCTCGACAGACTAAAACAGATGATTGAACAGGTATCGAATAAGATGGACTGCCAATTAATTGAGTTTAACGGTGAGTCAGACCACATACATATATTGCTGGACTTCCACCCAAAAAACTCTATTGCTGCTGTTGTTGGTAGCCTGAAAAGTGCAACAGCAAGAATGCTAAAAAAAGAATTTCCCCAAGAAGTAAAAAAGCATTACTGGGGAAAAGTTTCTTTCTGGTCTAATTCCTACTACGTGTCTTCTTGTGGTGGCGCACCAATAGAAGTGCTTAAAAAATACATCCAAAATCAAGAAGCGCCAAAGACTTAA
- a CDS encoding RNA-guided endonuclease InsQ/TnpB family protein yields the protein MRTFSYLHINRVYPKIILCLNITESRYVMATKRITFRLYPSKVQANKMHYWRRLHKDLYNACVEHRRTSYKKFGKSIDYFAQQNCLPDFKEEWEEYQELGSHALQDTVKRVDFAFKRFFKLKSGYPKYKSSRYYKGWTYPCNSGWKACTNGKNGYLKISNLGNIPMRGQARDWGKTKTCTIIFKQGKWYASITVDCIPTRPQTDTSAIGLDFGTYHAIADSNGNVVENPRFIKTAQIKINKIAKTSRRKRPPTKGVKASRCWRKANKAVAKIQFIVARQRQDWQHKVSTQIVSCNSLVATEKLNLKGMTRKSKGKRKRQKSGLNRSLLDVGIGNLKDLIKYKVTEAGGFYIEIPTTKVKPSQTCPNCGHQKKKTLADRVHHCEKCDYQCDRDVAAAIVMLQVARGMERASTGADESTSTWCGSFKQVTQAKRQKRASQA from the coding sequence GTGAGAACCTTTTCTTACCTGCATATTAACAGGGTATACCCAAAAATAATATTATGCTTAAATATAACAGAAAGTCGATATGTTATGGCTACTAAGCGAATCACTTTTAGGCTCTACCCCTCCAAGGTGCAAGCTAATAAAATGCACTATTGGCGACGACTTCACAAGGATTTGTATAACGCTTGTGTTGAGCATCGTAGAACTTCTTATAAGAAATTTGGTAAATCAATAGATTACTTCGCTCAACAAAATTGTTTGCCTGATTTCAAAGAAGAATGGGAAGAGTACCAAGAACTTGGTAGTCATGCGTTACAAGACACTGTTAAGCGTGTTGATTTTGCTTTCAAGCGGTTTTTTAAACTCAAATCTGGATATCCAAAATATAAGTCCAGTCGCTACTATAAAGGATGGACTTATCCTTGTAATTCGGGATGGAAAGCTTGCACCAATGGCAAAAACGGTTATCTAAAAATATCTAATTTAGGTAACATCCCTATGCGTGGTCAAGCTAGGGATTGGGGTAAAACTAAGACCTGTACAATCATCTTTAAGCAGGGTAAATGGTACGCATCAATTACCGTTGATTGCATCCCAACTCGACCACAAACTGATACAAGTGCTATTGGTTTAGATTTTGGTACATACCATGCAATTGCTGATTCTAATGGCAATGTAGTCGAGAATCCCAGATTTATTAAAACCGCACAAATCAAAATTAACAAAATAGCTAAAACCAGTCGTAGAAAAAGACCACCAACTAAAGGGGTTAAAGCTTCACGATGCTGGAGGAAAGCGAATAAAGCAGTAGCTAAAATACAATTCATCGTTGCTCGTCAAAGACAAGACTGGCAACATAAAGTGTCTACACAGATAGTTAGCTGTAATAGCCTGGTAGCCACCGAGAAATTAAACCTTAAAGGGATGACCCGCAAATCTAAAGGCAAAAGAAAACGTCAAAAGTCAGGACTGAATCGGTCTTTGCTTGACGTTGGTATTGGCAATCTCAAGGACTTAATTAAGTACAAAGTCACAGAGGCAGGTGGTTTTTACATTGAGATTCCAACTACCAAAGTTAAGCCGTCTCAGACTTGTCCTAATTGTGGTCATCAAAAGAAGAAAACATTAGCTGATAGAGTTCACCATTGCGAAAAATGCGATTACCAATGTGATAGGGATGTCGCCGCAGCGATAGTTATGCTCCAGGTTGCAAGGGGTATGGAACGTGCCTCTACAGGCGCAGATGAGTCAACCTCTACTTGGTGCGGAAGCTTCAAGCAAGTTACTCAAGCGAAGCGTCAGAAACGTGCATCTCAGGCGTAG
- a CDS encoding GNAT family N-acetyltransferase → MHVVHNVVTHSNYRQQGISTQVLRYALNLAWKQDCYKVMLLSGSKREETLRFYEQAGFQRGVKTGFIAFPPEEFKFSEVEIGPNH, encoded by the coding sequence ATGCACGTAGTTCATAATGTTGTCACTCATTCCAATTACCGACAGCAGGGAATTAGTACGCAAGTGCTGCGTTATGCTTTAAATCTTGCATGGAAACAAGATTGTTATAAAGTCATGCTTCTGAGTGGCTCAAAACGTGAAGAGACATTACGCTTTTACGAGCAAGCAGGATTCCAGCGAGGAGTGAAAACTGGATTTATTGCTTTCCCTCCAGAAGAATTCAAATTTAGTGAAGTTGAGATCGGTCCGAATCACTAA